The DNA window CTCGCCATTGCGATCGCCGGCGTCGGCGCCGGTCTCCTCGTCGCCCTCGCCTTCGCCCTCGCCGTCATCCTCATCCGAGTCGTCGTCTTCGGCCGGCTCGGAGATGGCAGCGTCGGGGATCGCCTCGGCGGCAACCGGCAGGCCGGTCTCGGCCGCTTCGTCGCCCGTCTCGTCGGACTCCTCGGCGTCTTCGCCCGCACCGGTGGTGTCGCCTTCGACGCGGCCTTCCTCGCGGTCACGGCCCCGGCCACGGCGGCGCCGGCGACGACGGCGGCGATCCTCGCCATTGCCATCGCCATTGGCGCCGTTGGTCTCGGCGCGCTCGCCGGTCTCCTCGGCCTGGGCGGTCTCGACGTCGACCTCCTCCTCGACCGGCTCGACGACCGGCTCAGCGGCGAGCGCACGGTCGGTCTCGGCCATGACACGGTCGGCGCTGACCAGCGGACCGTCCTCGTCGGGCAGCCGGGCCTTGTTGCGCTCCAGGCGGTGGTCCGGGGCGATCAGGCTGTCGTCGGCCTGGACCATGACATGGAAGCTGTGACGCTCCTCGATCTTGGCCAGTTCACCGCGCTTCTGGTTGAGGATGTAGAGCGCGATGGAGGTCGGGACGTAGATGGTGATCTCCGCCGACCGCTTGCGGATGCCCTCTTCCTCGATGGCGCGCAGGACGTGCAGCGAGGCGGATTCGACCGACCGGACGACGCCGGTGCCCGAGCAGTGCGGGCAGCGCTCGAAGTTGGTCTCCAGCAGCGACGGGCGCAGACGCTGGCGCGACAGCTCCAGAAGACCGAAGGCGGAGATGCGGCCGAGCTGGATGCGCGCCCGGTCGTTCTTCATCGCCTCCTTCATGCGGCGCTCGACGGCGGCGTTGTTCCGCGGCTCCTCCATGTCGATGAAGTCGATGACGATCAGGCCGGCCAGATCGCGCAGACGCAGCTGGCGCGCCACCTCGTCGGCGGCCTCCAGGTTGGTCTTGTAGGCGGTTTCCTCGATGTTGCGCTCGCGGGTCGACTTGCCGGAGTTGACGTCGATGGAGACCAGCGCCTCGGTCGGGTTGATGACGATGTAGCCGCCGGAGCGCAGCTGCACCACCGGGCTGTGGATGGCGTCGATCTGGGTTTCCACCTGATAGCGGTGGAACAGCGGGATCTGGCTGTCGCGGTACAGCTGGACGCGCTGGGAATGGCCCGGCATCAGCATGTCCATGAACTCGCGCGCCGTGCGGAAGCCGGCCTCGCCCTCGACCCAGATCTCGTCGATGTCGTTGGAATACAGATCGCGGATCGACCGCTTGATCAGGTTCGCCTCTTCATAGATGAGGCAGGGCGCCGACGACTTCAGCGTCTGTTCACGGATGTCGTCCCACAGGCGCAGCAGATATTCCAGGTCGCGCTTGATCTCGGGCTTGGAACGCTCCAGACCGGCGGTGCGCAGGATGACCGCCATGCCGTCGGGAATGTCCAGGTCGGACAGGATTTCCTTCAGGCGCTTGCGGTCGGCCGGGTTGGTGATCTTGCGGGAAATCCCGCCGCCACGGCCGGTGTTGGGCATCAGGACGCAGTAGCGGCCGGGCAGCGACAGGTAGGTGGTCAGGGCGGCGCCCTTGTTGCCGCGCTCCTCCTTCGTCACCTGCACCAGCAGGACCTGCCGGCGCTTCACCACTTCCTGGATCTTGTAGGAGCGCAGCGGGCGCGCGCGGCGGCGCTGGGTCTCGACCTCTTCATCCTCGTCGCCGCCGACCATGTCAGGGGCGTCGGCGGTTTGGGCGGCGGCCTCGGACGGTGCGGCCTGATCCCCCGAACCGTTCTCCTCGGAACCGTTCTCGTCCTCACCGTCCTCGTCGCCGGCATCCTCGTCGGACGCCTCCGGCGCGATGGGGGAGGGCATCGGCGACCATTCCTCGACCACCTGCTCGGGGCGGATCGGCTCGCCCATCACGGCGCCGTCGGCGGCGGCCTCGGCCCGGGCTTCCGCCTGTTCCTCCAGCCGGCGCTCTTCGGCCAGCAGGGCCTCGCGGTCGGCGACGGGGATGCGGTAATAGTCGGGATGGATTTCGGAGAAGGCGAGGAAGCCATGGCGGTTGCCGCCATATTCCACGAAGGCCGCCTGGAGCGAAGGCTCGACCCGCGTCACTTTCGCGAGGTAGATGTTGCCCTTCAGCTGCTTGCGGCTGGCGATCTCGAAGTCGAGTTCTTCCAGCCGGTTACCATTGACCACGGCGACCCGGGTTTCTTCCGGGTGCGTGGCGTCCACCAGCATGCGCTTGGCCATATACGGTCCTCAACGGCGCGACCCAGGGAACCCGCGCGACCGGTCGGGCCGCCTGGACGCAGCGTCTGTTGTGGGCGAAGCATACGGCACGACGGACCGGAACCGCCGAACGGCGCTGACGAGAGCAGCCAGGACGGCCCGGTCGACACGCGCCGGGCTGCCGCCTTGCGGCCACAGCCAGCTTCGAGGTTTCGTCCTCTCACCGCCAATCCGAACGCGCCACCCCGCGACGTCCCTCCGGCGCAAATGGCCGGACAGGCGGTGTCGGAGGCGACGCCGCAGCCCCTTGGACGGCCCCGTGACCGGCGATCGGCTGGCCTCCGGATCGATGGAATCGAGTACCGGGGATCAGCGAATCGGCGCTCACCTTGGGAGTCCGACCCGAATCTGGCGAATTGCGGTCTGTCGCAAAGATACCATAGACAAGCGATCCCTCTTGCACAACGCGGAAATGCGCCGATTCGGCGAACAACTTCGTCCCAGGGAAGCGTAAGCGCGACTTTCCCCCGCAACGGCGTGTCGGGCCGCTGCCGGGGAGGCCGCGACTGCGGGGCGCGGGGTCACTGTTGCAGGAACGGCACCCCGGCCCGGAATTGAGACCGGCTGTGACGTTCCGCGTTGAGGGCGTTGAATTGGCTGGGCTATAGCTGGTCGTCCGCCCGCCGTCCGCCACCGGGGAGACACGATGCAACGGCCGCCCAGCCTGCCGACCGCCGCCATGCCCGACCGTCTGCCGACTGCCGCCCATCCCAAATGCCGGGTCGGGCGCGGCGCCGTGACGCGGGGGCTTGCGCGTGCGATGGGCGTGGTGCTGCCGGTCCTGCTGGCCCTGGTGCTTCTCGCCGGTCTTCCGGCCCTGGCGCAGACCACGGCGGCGCTGCCGTCCCCGCCGCCGCGCACCGCGGTGATCGATGCCCGGCTGGGTATCCATCCCGACAAGACCCGCTTCGTGCTGGAGGTGAGCGACCCGGTGTCCTTCAGCGTGTCGCTGGCCTCCGACCCCTACCGGATCATCGTCGACCTGCCCGATCTGGTCTGGCCGGGCGGATCGCTGCCGGTGGAGGGCAAGGGGGTGGTGGCGCGCTACCATCATTCGGCAGGCGGACCGCGCGGCACGCGCCTGACCTTCGAGACGGTCGGTCCGGCCAAGCTGCGGGAAGGCTACATGATCCCGCCGCGCGACGGCCGCCAGCCGCGCCTTGTCCTCGACCTGGAAAAGACGACGGTGGCGGAGTTCCGCCAGCTCGCGGCGGCGTCCGGTGCCAAGACGGGCGCGGGCATGGCGTCCGGCAAGGGCCAGCTGACGATGAATGCGGTGGTGGCGTCGGCGATGGCCGTTCCGGCGCCCCCTCCCTCCCAGGATGACCCGGCCGCGAGCGGGATCGTCTCCAGCCCGCCGCCCTTCGCGCCGCTGCCGCCGATCCCGCCGGCGCAGCTGATTCCGGCGGCGTTGCCGTCCGCCCCGCCGCTGCCCGACAGCAAGCCGTCCACCGTGGCGGAAAAGCCGCTGATCGTGCTCGACCCCGGCCATGGCGGCCAGGATCCGGGCGCCGTCGGCGTCGGCGGCATCTATGAGAAGGACATCACGCTCGCCGCCGCCAGGGAGGTGAAGCGCCAGCTGGAGGTGACCGGCCGCTACCGTGTCAGGCTGACCCGCGACGCCGACGTGTTCATCCGACTGCGCGACCGCGTCGCCATCGGGCGCGAGGCCGGGGCCGACCTGTTCATCTCGCTGCATGCCGACAGCATCAGCAGCGGCGACATGCGGGGCCTGTCGATCTACACCCTGTCGGACAAGGCGTCGGACCGCGAGGCGGAGATGCTGGCCGCCAAGGAGAACCGGGCCGACGCGCTGGTCGGGCTCGACCTGTCGGGCGAGAACCCGCTGGTCGCCAACATCCTGATCGATCTGGCCCAACGCGATACGAAGAACCATTCCAAGCGTTTCGCGACGCTGGCCCTGCAGAGCCTGGGGCGCGAGGTGCCGCTGATCCCCAGCAAGCCGCACCGGCAGGCCGGCTTCGCCGTGCTGACGGCGCCCGACGTGCCGTCGGTGCTGGTCGAGATGGGCTATCTGTCGAACCGCAAGGATGCCGGGCTGCTGGCCTCCGCCGCGCATCGCGAACGGCTGGGCCGCGGGCTGGCCCGCACCATCGACGCCTATTTCCGCTGGCTGCACGGCGCCCAGCGGAGCTGAGGCGGGACCGGGCGGCTTACCTCCTCTGCGCGGACACTTTTTCGCGGGCGCCCTCTGCGTGTCACATTTTCCTGACATGACGGGAACGAGGGCGGCACTTCGCATCGCAGCG is part of the Azospirillum lipoferum 4B genome and encodes:
- a CDS encoding Rne/Rng family ribonuclease — protein: MAKRMLVDATHPEETRVAVVNGNRLEELDFEIASRKQLKGNIYLAKVTRVEPSLQAAFVEYGGNRHGFLAFSEIHPDYYRIPVADREALLAEERRLEEQAEARAEAAADGAVMGEPIRPEQVVEEWSPMPSPIAPEASDEDAGDEDGEDENGSEENGSGDQAAPSEAAAQTADAPDMVGGDEDEEVETQRRRARPLRSYKIQEVVKRRQVLLVQVTKEERGNKGAALTTYLSLPGRYCVLMPNTGRGGGISRKITNPADRKRLKEILSDLDIPDGMAVILRTAGLERSKPEIKRDLEYLLRLWDDIREQTLKSSAPCLIYEEANLIKRSIRDLYSNDIDEIWVEGEAGFRTAREFMDMLMPGHSQRVQLYRDSQIPLFHRYQVETQIDAIHSPVVQLRSGGYIVINPTEALVSIDVNSGKSTRERNIEETAYKTNLEAADEVARQLRLRDLAGLIVIDFIDMEEPRNNAAVERRMKEAMKNDRARIQLGRISAFGLLELSRQRLRPSLLETNFERCPHCSGTGVVRSVESASLHVLRAIEEEGIRKRSAEITIYVPTSIALYILNQKRGELAKIEERHSFHVMVQADDSLIAPDHRLERNKARLPDEDGPLVSADRVMAETDRALAAEPVVEPVEEEVDVETAQAEETGERAETNGANGDGNGEDRRRRRRRRRGRGRDREEGRVEGDTTGAGEDAEESDETGDEAAETGLPVAAEAIPDAAISEPAEDDDSDEDDGEGEGEGDEETGADAGDRNGEGRKKRRRGKRGGRRRSRREGAEGLEGGEETAADQPSAAPAEAAPAQAPAQSPAEASDLDWILAGDSAPAPVTEEAPVPVPATEPPVTAPAPTPTEAAVEKAPAKKASRKRKTAAEAPVEAASAPAVAEAPARGRKRKAAAPVEAPVEAAAEPVTEQAPAKKASRKRKAAAEAPVEAAPAAAPAVAEAPAKGRKRKAAAAEAPAAVATDAAPAKKASRKRKAAAEAPAEAAPAAAPTAPEPAPAAAPEPAEAPAAAGDNGETSAKPRRGWWKR
- a CDS encoding N-acetylmuramoyl-L-alanine amidase — protein: MQRPPSLPTAAMPDRLPTAAHPKCRVGRGAVTRGLARAMGVVLPVLLALVLLAGLPALAQTTAALPSPPPRTAVIDARLGIHPDKTRFVLEVSDPVSFSVSLASDPYRIIVDLPDLVWPGGSLPVEGKGVVARYHHSAGGPRGTRLTFETVGPAKLREGYMIPPRDGRQPRLVLDLEKTTVAEFRQLAAASGAKTGAGMASGKGQLTMNAVVASAMAVPAPPPSQDDPAASGIVSSPPPFAPLPPIPPAQLIPAALPSAPPLPDSKPSTVAEKPLIVLDPGHGGQDPGAVGVGGIYEKDITLAAAREVKRQLEVTGRYRVRLTRDADVFIRLRDRVAIGREAGADLFISLHADSISSGDMRGLSIYTLSDKASDREAEMLAAKENRADALVGLDLSGENPLVANILIDLAQRDTKNHSKRFATLALQSLGREVPLIPSKPHRQAGFAVLTAPDVPSVLVEMGYLSNRKDAGLLASAAHRERLGRGLARTIDAYFRWLHGAQRS